The segment ATTATATCATAAAAGCCTTGAAATTACTGCGGTTGAATAGTATTTCCAAGGCTTTTTTTCTGCTCTTTTATTTAATGGACTTTTTCAGTGGCCTCCGATAAGGCCGGGCTTTTACCTTTGGATCGATTCGAATCTCAGTCTCCGCCGGAAATAGCGGGAGCCACCACGCCTTGAGCGTGATGGCTCCGTTCTGCAATCTTTTTTGGCTCAACCCGCAGCGGGTCCGAATACTGACTGAATCTTCGTCATTTTTGTTCCGGGATAATCTCCAGCCAATAACCGTCAGGATCGCTGATGAAATAGATCCCCATGGCCGGATTCTCATAACAGATGCAGTCCATTTTTTGATGGAGTTGATGCGCGGCTTCCAAGTCGTCGGTTTTAAATGCAAGATGCGACTCATTGTCGCCCAGCTGATACGGTTCTTGCCGGTCGCGCAGCCACGTCAGTTCGATCCGGTGCGGCGTCAGCTCATCGCCCAGGAACACCAGGATGAAACTGCCATCAGCCGCCACATGCCGCCTCGTCTCGACCAGGCCCAGGGCTTCCCGATAAAAAGCGAGGCTCTTATCAAGATCCAAAACATTAATGTTGCTGTGATCCAATCGGAAATGCACGATGATCCCTCCCACGCTGTTTCAATCACTCTTATTCTACCATAGATCTCCTTTTTCCAGCGGGAAATCTCCGGTTGGCGGTATTAATAATTATAATAAAACCGTAAGGCCATTCCCCGGTTCGCATATTGAATCGTGGGATTCCGCTTTTCCGCCGGCGAACGGTAGCCCAGGTAGGCTCCCCAATGTTCATTAAACTGACAGGTGATGCTTCCTTTATAGACTTGAAACATTTTAGGGATTTTCTTTCCCAAGATCTTCGGAAACTGATCTTTATCAGGAAAGCTGCGATCTATCGAAAAATCCAGGATGATCTGATCGGTGAACCGCAAAGTTCCTCCCAGGCTTAAAGACGCATCAGCGTAGTACCATGGAGCCCTCGGGGCGACCCCGAAATAGGACTGGGAGTTTTCCCGCCGCAAGTTCATTTCGAATGACTCGCTTTTGAAAAGAGAATAACTGCCGAAAAGCCTCCGGTTATCCATAGGATAGGTTTGATCGCGAATGGGCCATTGGAATAATTCGCTCACTTGAAAACCGGCACTCGCATTCCCCTGCCCTATTGCCTGCTCGATCCCGCCCAATGGGTCCGGGACGGAAAAAACAGGCGCGCAGACACAGGCTGTCAAAGCCGCCATGGTGATTGCCGGCAGCAGAATATTGACGAACCGTTTCAAAATTCCTCCTTACTTCCCAGCCATTACTATTATGTTGTCCGCAAAGGATAATTATTCCTATTCCTCTCTTGTTCCAGCATGGGATGAGATAATCCGATGGACGAACGTTACAATATCGGTAAATTGCATCCTATCCTCAGAGTTAAAAAATATTTATACGAAATATGGCTTGGAAAAGGAATGGGACGACCCATGACCACCATATCTTATAATACATAAGCGCTTAACCCAAAGTCATTGCCGTTCGCTGATTCGTAGATACGGTTATTTTATAGACAAAAGATGATTTTAAAAATGTTTCAATTCTCTCAGATTGACAAACGAGCGAGGTTTCGACTATTCGTTCCCCGAGTAAGGCTGGGAAAAGGCCAATAACCGCGTATTTTTTCATCGATGGCTGAAATACACTCAACATATATTTCCACCTACTAAACCTGAAATAAATCGATGACCGGTATCAGCAATGAGATCAATTCAGAGAATTGCTCTCAATTATGAAAGAAAGGAGGTTGTTTTGATGTCCGATATTGAAAAAATTGAAGAAGTATCCTGCGATCATGTCGAAATTGAAGATGTTCCCGCCGTCGATGAAGCCATTCATGTAGAAGTCGTCCAAGAACAAAGTGACATTGAACCCGGTGAAGAGTCCTAAATTTATCCTTTTTCATTTCTATTTTCCCAGCCTCCCCGCTCCAATATTCCGGAGTGGGGATTTTAATTTATAGGGCTCATTGACACAGTTTCTGCTCCCAGTCCCTTTTCGATTGATTCTCCGGTATACTGCTCACTTTAACCTAATCTCGAATATCCTTTGGCGTTAATTATGCAATTCTCGGAATTACCAAACCACCCGATCCGGTCATAAGATAATGTGGGTTACGAAAACGACACGAACGAATGGCTATCAATCCTACCTTTTGCCCATCCACGAAACTCAATCATTATCGGTTTCACTCAATTTATCCATCTTCGAACTGAAACTCCTTTTTTTCCATCCACCTAAAAATGCCCTCGAATATTTTCCCACTAAAAATTCATGCCTTTTCGTACCTCATCTGCTACTATATCATGCAAATCGGCATTGGATGACTTATTCATAAAATGCTCTTTGCTGAAACTGAGTTAGAATTTTGGATCAAAAAACACAAATACTAAAAACCTTATGTGATATAGAGAATATTTCTAAAATCCTATTTAAAAACTATTCTCCCTCTCGATAAGGTTTTTAGCGTACTTTGACATTTTTGTCCCTGGTTTGATTCGAAAATTTATTGAAAAGTATAGTTTCAAATCAAAACAGGCACGCATAGTATATAACGATTCTAGGAGAAAGGGGGGATTACCAGATGGCAGTAAAAACAAGCGTCGGCGCTTCTAGCTTGGTTGAAGTGCTTGATCGGATTTTAGATAAAGGTATCGTAATCGACCTGTATGCGATCGTATCGTTGGTAGGTATTGAGTTGTTGGCAATTGAAGCCAGGGTGGTCATTGCTTCTGTCGAAACCTGGTTGTGTTACGCGAGGGCGGTCGGCCTTCTCGCCCACCATCGTGAAAATGAAGTTGCTTAGCCCTTCTTTATCCTAAGGGGGATGGTAAACCCATCCCCCCATCTTCTATTTTGACCAATTCATCCCGCAACCGGATGAAGAGCGCTTTAAGCACAGTATTTTCTAGAAGAATATGTCGCAAATGCCCTGATTCCCGAAGCTCAGCGCGGCATATATCACAACGAAAGAGTTGGTGAAACATGGCCATGGACCAGATCGAAAAAAACACGATCACGACGCCTGCGATTCAAGACATCCTCGAACGCTGCAAAGCATATCTAAAGGTAGGCTTCCCCGTTCATTTGACCGGACCCGCCGGAACCGGCAAAACGACCTTGGCGATTAAATTGGCCAAAATTTGGGGCCAGCCCTATTATCTAATCCAAGGGGATGATTCCTTCAACCGTCAGGACTTAATCGGCGGTCTTTTTGGATATTCTCAAAAAGTAATCGAGGACAATTTCATTGCCTCCGTGAGCAAATTTGAACGCCGCCTGACCCCCATCTGGGTCGATAATCCGGTAGCCATCGCCTGCCGCGAAGGCGGTACCCTAATCTATGACGAATTTACCCGGGCCCGCCCCGAAACCAATAACCTCTTGCTAGGCATCCTCTCCGAGCACCTATTTTTGACATCGGACCGGAGCGGACGTATGACCTTAGAGTCGGTTCACCCCAACTTTTCGCTGATTCTCACCAGTAATCCCCAGGAATATGTCGGAGTAAACAAAACCCAGGACGCCTTATCCGACCGCATCATCACCATTCAACTCTCACAATTCGATGAAGAGACCGAAGCGGCAATCGCTGCGAAGCAAGCGGGGATCCATGCCGACCAGGCACTGAAGATCGTCCGTTTCGTGAGAAGAATCAAGCAACAAATTCAACTCAAGCATTCTTCGGTACGGAGTTCCATTATGATCGGGAAAATCTATGCCAATGTTTCGTTGCACGAAAACAACCCGCTCTTTTTCTATAAATGTTGTCGCGATATTTTTGGCGAGGATTTAGTCACATTGGAGCAAATCCGGGAGAGCTGGCTCCAGGCTTGATGGGAGCGAGCGATAGACCGTTCGGAAACCGGTGAAGTGGAAAGAAAGAAGGGAAACGATGGGCAAAAAACAAGGCGCATATCTTTATGGAATCACTGCCATGCAAGTCGGCGAGGTTGACTGCCCCGGTATTGGCACCCCTCCTCAAAAGGTCCATTTAGTACCCGCAGGGGGTGTAGGCCTTATCATCACCCACTTATCCCCTGATTTTGAGGATGTCAGCATCGAAGACGCCGTGCAACACGTACGAGTGCTGGAAAACGTGATGGCAAAGTCACCGGTGTTGCCGATCCGTTTTGGAACTGTGGCGGAGTCATTGGCCGATTTAAAGAGAATGGTCGCCAGCCATGAATTTGTGATTCGGAAAGAATTGAACCGCTTAAAAGGAAAATACGAAGTCGGGGTCAAGGCATATTGGCGCAAAGAGGTTATTCTCGAAGAATTGCAACAATCCAAAGATTATTCCACCCTGGTTGAACAGGCGCAACAGGATTCCAGAACCGCCATTGAGCTCGGTCAAAGAATCGAATCCATTGCCAATGAGTGGCGTTCTAAATTTGAAGAACAATTTCATCCCGAATTGGCCCGTTTGACAACGGACAGTATCGTCGGTGAAGCCATGGGGGTTGAAATGGTCTATAACGGGTCGTTTTTGGTAACGCCCGAACAGGATCAGCGCTTGAAAGAGAAAGTTGTCGATATCGCCGAAAAAAAACTCGCCAGCAAAATCGAGTTCCACTATACTACCAATCTCCCTCCCTACAATTTTGTGAAGCTAAAACTGCACTGGGGATGAGGTCATGAACTTATTGGATATCCTTTTCTTCCCTTTCACTGCTCCGGTCAATGGCACCATCTGGGCAATCCAACAGATCGAGAAAAGAGCCTATGCCGAAATGTATGATCCCGACATGTTGCGCGCGGAATTATTGCAACTGCGCATCAGCTATGAACGGAACATGATTTCGCAGGAAGAATACGATCAGAAGTCCCAAGAGATATGGGACCGACTCAATTTACTGACAGACGAAGAAGGTGATAACAATGCCGATGCAGCCGACTAAGACCGGAAGCATTACCCTGGCGGACCTGGTGGACCGCATTCTCGACAAAGGCCTGGTAATCAACGCCGATATTACCGTTTCCATTGCCGGAGTTGAATTGTTGGGCGTGAAAATCCGCGCGGCAGTCGCTTCATTCGAGACCGCCGCCCGTTATGGTCTGGAATTTCCCTCAGGAACCAACTTTAACACCAACTCGTGGAAGCAAATTGACAATGAGATCGAATCCTGCCCCAGCTGCAACAAGCGTTTACTCCGGGATGATCTATTGAACTCCGGTTGTCCCTGGTGCGGTTGGCAAAAGCAATTGACGACCATCGATGAATAGCGGTTTGGAAGGAGGGTCCCGATGCCGGTAGAGGTAGATGCCGATAACTTGAAACAAGGCCTGCTCGGACTGGTAATCGCTTTGGTCGAGATCATTTCCGAGGTGCTAAAGGCGCAAGCCATCAAGCGGATTACCGGCGGTCGTCTATCCGATGAGAGTATCGAACGGTTGGGCCAAGGAATTATGGATATCGAGGAGACGATCGAACGGATTAAACAGGAACAGGGCCTGGAGCAGTCGGTCTCCGACATCCGTAACCAGCTGGATGACGTAATCGACCAAATACTCGATACCATCGTTATCCCCATCGATACCAACAATCCGATATAAGGAGGAAGCTTGGTGGAGGTTAAAGCTTTAACCTATTTGATCCTGTTAATGAGTAGCCTGGGAATGGAGATCAACCTCCAAAATGTCGAACGGTTCCGCCAAAAGATCGCGGTTGCCCCGGACACCGGCGATTCGGAGATCCTAGAATCATTGATTCTCTTATGGAACAGCGCCTCGAAACAAGCTGGCAAGGCCGTTGCCAATGTTGTACCGCGGGATGCAGAAATAATCTTTGCAGCCGGTTCAGTCCCTCAAAACGTACCGGGTTCTTGTTCTGAATGTGCCGGCAATTGCGAAACGATCGTTCTTCCTGAGAAAGCGGCGCCACAGCTTCAGCCATCAGTCCATCCCGGACAGGATAACTTGATTCCGGATAGCCCGGCAACTCAACCCAGTTTAACGAATAAACCCGAACCAACCGGCCAAGCAAAAACCATGGCACCCATTGCGCAAGCCGTTCCTTTCCGGAATGAAGCCGCTGTTCCGGTTGGCACGCCACCGCAAAATTTTGAAATCCAGCCGGACACTTCGGGCCCCAGCGAAACGGAACAAAACAGCTCCGCTCTTCTTGAATCCGGAGCCGTTACCGGGCTATCCGCCATTGCCCAACCAGATTCCCCCGCGCCACCGGCCTTGGCCGGCCGTTATATTTATGGAATCGGCTGGGGCGATCGGACCCGGATGCAGATAAAAGGATTGGGAGACGCTCCGGTTTATGGCATCGGCTACCGGGATATTGTAGCGATTGTCCACCGTTGCGAGCCGCAACCTTATCAATCGGAAAACCGCGAAACCGCTCTGGAATGGATCCAACGCCATCAAGAAGTTCTGGATCAGGCCAGCAGCCTGTATCAATCGGTCCTCCCGGTCGGCTTTGATGTGATTATTGACGGAACTGAATCCGGCGATCCCGATCAGGTGGTCCGCGATTGGCTCATCGAGCGCTACGAACCGATCGTCGCCCAATTGCAGCGTCTGTCCGGGAAAACCGAATATGGGATCAAGCTCTTTTCATCGCCCGAGAAACTCATTGCATTAGCCCATGAAAAGGAGCCCAAAATCAACGAACTGGAACAAAAGATAACCGCCATGAGCAAGGGAACCGCCTATTTGATTCGCAATCAATTGAGCCACTTAATCCGAGATACGGTGGACGAAATTCGCGGTGAAATCGGCAATCAGCTCAAAGAGTTATTGACTCCGATCGTGGTGGAATTCAAAGAAGAAAACGTCATCACCAAACCGAGCGACAATCAACTCACAGACTTAATCGCCAGTTTAACCGTATTGACCGTGACAACGAACGTGGAAAAAATCGGCACGGTTTTGGAAGATTTTCAAAACCGTTATGATGTAACGGTCGAATTCACGGGACCATGGCCACCGTATAGTTTTGTCGAAAATTTTGATTAACCGATGGTGAGGGAGACGGATGAGACCGGTTCGTAAATACTCTGCCCTAGTTGAATTACTCGATCGGGCTCTCGACAAAGGCGTCATCGTCGCCGCCGATGTGATCATCAGCGTTGCCGGCGTTCCCCTAATCGGATTGAACTTGCGGCTAGGATTGGCCAGTATTGAGACCATGCTAAAATACGGAATGATGAATGATTGGGATGCTGCGAACCAATCCATCGAAAAAATCGACCATTCGGAGAGAATAGTCAGTGAAAAAGGAGGGTAATTCGGTGAAAAATCAGTTGAGCCGGTTGGTACACCATTCCGCGCATCGAAATAAGCCTCTGACCCATCTCGGTCAGATCCACCGGGATAACGGCTCGACGCCGGGAAGTGCAGCCGCGCGAATCGAAGCGATTCAAAAAAAGAATCAAGCGATCATTCAAAGTAAGGTTGAAGAGCTCCACCGCAACGTTGAGACGATCATGGCGCGGATCGAAGCAATGAAGGCCAGGATCAAAGCCACCCGCGAGCATGCCATGACCGTTCGGAAAATTGTCAACTTTTCCAAACCCATATCGAAAGAAGGGAAACCGAATGAATAGTTACACCGACCAAATCGCCCCGAAATCACGAACCTCATTGGAGGCGATCATCGCCAAAGGAACTGAAAACATTATCCAACTCACCGGGCTCAAGTTATTAGGAGTCGTCGGAGCGATTCCCGAGGAGAGCAACTATCTTCTCAAAATCGAGTTAATCGAGAGGGAAGGGATCCCCAATACCATGGATTCGGTCGGGTTATATGAAGTCAACGTCGATCCGGGGGGGAATTTGATCAGCTATTCCCGGGTGGATATGCGAAAACGCGGCGAACATTACTAGCGATGGGCGATGAAGACTGGATGGAATCCAGTCTTTTACTTGTCATTCCCAAGGGCCTCCCTGACTGGCGGAATCCTTGATTTCTGAAGAATGCCCGGATGGATTTTTAAGCAACGGCAGGATTTATGACCGGGCGGCAGGAATATTTTTATTCGGAAATGTCCTCTCGTAAGGGATATTAGAAAAACGGAGGTCCCTCTGATGATCCAAATTGTCACCGATACCACTTCTTCCCTCACTTTTGAAGAGTACCGGCGGTTCCGGATTACTGCGATCCCGCTTTACATTCGCCGGGACGAGGATAGTAAACGGGAATTGTTCGAGATCTCCTATGACGAATTTTATAAAGCGCAACGGGCGGGCGCTCATTTTTCGACTTCCCAGCCTGATCCGCACGCCTTCTTGGAGGTCTTTCGGCCGATGATCGAGGCTGGGGACGAGATCATCTGTGTGCTGCTTTCGTCGGGTATTTCGGGCACCATCAACTCCGCCAATCTGGCCAAGCAGATGCTGGAGACCGATAAAATCTCGATCATTGATTCCCGGGAAAGCGGCTACGGCCAGGCGAGTCAGGCCATCAAGGCCCGGCAGATGGCCGATGCCGGCGCCAGCCGGACGGAGATCGTTCAAGCCTTGGCAGAGATGCGGCGCCGCTCCAAGATCTATTTCGTAGTGGAATCCCTGCGCTACTTATACGAAGGCGGGCGTTTAAACGGAGCCCAGGCCCTGATCGGCTCGCTCATTCAGATCAAACCGATTATTTGGTTCGACTCCAGCGGACTCATGGTCCCGCTCGAAAAAGTCCGGACCCTGAAAGCCGCCAAAAATCGCACCCTGGATCGGGTCAAGGAAGAAGTCGATAAAAACGGCATCGTCCAAGCGGGTTTGCATTACGGGGACAACCTCGAAGAGGCGACCGAATACGCCCGGGAACTTGAGCGCATTACCGGAATTCCCGTGCCGCTGGTCAAACTCTCCCCGGTCCTCGGGACCCATACCGGCCCGGATATCTTAGGACCGTGCATTATCACGGAGCGATAACCGGCTCCGTTTAAAAGCGTTGTGATAAACCCTGCCCGAAGGTCAGGGTGAACACAAAAGCTCAGAAAAGCAAGTGATAAAGTCGTTTTAATTCTTTTCGCAAGCTGACTTCCGTTTCGAAAGACTTTATCACATGGCTTTTGAAACACCCTCCCATCCCGTTCAACAATTCATCCGGGAGTTTGGCACAACCGCACTGCTTCTCCGATATGCTATAAGCAGGCAACGACATCATTCCGGGAGCGCTCCGGCGCAACATGATTCCCCTTCGCCAGGCAGCCTCCCGCCCGTTGTTGCAATCTATCGCAATGGAGTGAAACAGGTGCGGCTGTTTTTCGAATGGGAGCAGGCTTTGCTTTTAAGCATCCTGGAAGAGCATCAGCGGACGCTGACCGCGTTTTTTGAAAATCTCACCTATCTCGACATCGGTTACAGGTTTCAGTCCGGCAAGCCCCTTCCCGAACTGGCCATCCGGATTCATGTCCGGCGCAAATTAGCGATCGCCGAATTACTGCCATTCCAAATCCTCCCCCGGAAGATCGCTGGTTTCAGCGTGGATGTCCTGCAGAGCAACCCGGTGCTCCAGCGGGCCGCGGCCGAGCGCGACCGACGTTTTGATCCGATACCGGGCGGCGTGGCGGTCGCCAATCCTCGGCTGAAGGGCTTGGGAACCCTCGGTACCGTGGTCTTCGACCGGTCGACGCCCACGCCCATGGGGATCTCCGCCCATCACGTGCTGGTCGGCGAAACAGGCCAAACCGGCGACGAAATCGTACAGCCGGCCGAGTCCGATTCCTCGGCCACCGTCGGCAACCTGCTGCGCTGGAATAAGGAGCTGGACTGCGCCATCTTCCGGTTCAACCACTCCCGCTCCGTCAGCCGGGCGATCCTGGGAATCCCCCAATTCCCCCGCTATTGTAAAGAACCCCTGGTGGGCATGGCGGTCGCCAAATCGGGCCGGACCACCGGCGTAACCTATGGGATTATCGACGGCGTCAATGCGGACGGATTCACGATTATTCCCGATCCCAGTCATCCCGCCCCCGATGGGGAGATCAGCCTGCCGGGCGATTCCGGCGCGATCTGGCTGGAGCCGTCTTCCGGAGCTGCCGTAGGTTTGCATGTGGCCGGCGAATCCGATCCCGATCCTACTGCGGAGCGGGCCTGGGCGAAACGCATC is part of the Hydrogenispora ethanolica genome and harbors:
- a CDS encoding GvpL/GvpF family gas vesicle protein codes for the protein MGKKQGAYLYGITAMQVGEVDCPGIGTPPQKVHLVPAGGVGLIITHLSPDFEDVSIEDAVQHVRVLENVMAKSPVLPIRFGTVAESLADLKRMVASHEFVIRKELNRLKGKYEVGVKAYWRKEVILEELQQSKDYSTLVEQAQQDSRTAIELGQRIESIANEWRSKFEEQFHPELARLTTDSIVGEAMGVEMVYNGSFLVTPEQDQRLKEKVVDIAEKKLASKIEFHYTTNLPPYNFVKLKLHWG
- a CDS encoding gas vesicle protein GvpG, producing MNLLDILFFPFTAPVNGTIWAIQQIEKRAYAEMYDPDMLRAELLQLRISYERNMISQEEYDQKSQEIWDRLNLLTDEEGDNNADAAD
- a CDS encoding AAA family ATPase, which produces MDQIEKNTITTPAIQDILERCKAYLKVGFPVHLTGPAGTGKTTLAIKLAKIWGQPYYLIQGDDSFNRQDLIGGLFGYSQKVIEDNFIASVSKFERRLTPIWVDNPVAIACREGGTLIYDEFTRARPETNNLLLGILSEHLFLTSDRSGRMTLESVHPNFSLILTSNPQEYVGVNKTQDALSDRIITIQLSQFDEETEAAIAAKQAGIHADQALKIVRFVRRIKQQIQLKHSSVRSSIMIGKIYANVSLHENNPLFFYKCCRDIFGEDLVTLEQIRESWLQA
- a CDS encoding gas vesicle protein K, producing MPVEVDADNLKQGLLGLVIALVEIISEVLKAQAIKRITGGRLSDESIERLGQGIMDIEETIERIKQEQGLEQSVSDIRNQLDDVIDQILDTIVIPIDTNNPI
- a CDS encoding DegV family protein, which encodes MIQIVTDTTSSLTFEEYRRFRITAIPLYIRRDEDSKRELFEISYDEFYKAQRAGAHFSTSQPDPHAFLEVFRPMIEAGDEIICVLLSSGISGTINSANLAKQMLETDKISIIDSRESGYGQASQAIKARQMADAGASRTEIVQALAEMRRRSKIYFVVESLRYLYEGGRLNGAQALIGSLIQIKPIIWFDSSGLMVPLEKVRTLKAAKNRTLDRVKEEVDKNGIVQAGLHYGDNLEEATEYARELERITGIPVPLVKLSPVLGTHTGPDILGPCIITER
- the gvpO gene encoding gas vesicle protein GvpO, with the protein product MNSYTDQIAPKSRTSLEAIIAKGTENIIQLTGLKLLGVVGAIPEESNYLLKIELIEREGIPNTMDSVGLYEVNVDPGGNLISYSRVDMRKRGEHY
- the gvpJ gene encoding gas vesicle protein GvpJ; translation: MAVKTSVGASSLVEVLDRILDKGIVIDLYAIVSLVGIELLAIEARVVIASVETWLCYARAVGLLAHHRENEVA
- a CDS encoding GvpL/GvpF family gas vesicle protein, whose protein sequence is MILLWNSASKQAGKAVANVVPRDAEIIFAAGSVPQNVPGSCSECAGNCETIVLPEKAAPQLQPSVHPGQDNLIPDSPATQPSLTNKPEPTGQAKTMAPIAQAVPFRNEAAVPVGTPPQNFEIQPDTSGPSETEQNSSALLESGAVTGLSAIAQPDSPAPPALAGRYIYGIGWGDRTRMQIKGLGDAPVYGIGYRDIVAIVHRCEPQPYQSENRETALEWIQRHQEVLDQASSLYQSVLPVGFDVIIDGTESGDPDQVVRDWLIERYEPIVAQLQRLSGKTEYGIKLFSSPEKLIALAHEKEPKINELEQKITAMSKGTAYLIRNQLSHLIRDTVDEIRGEIGNQLKELLTPIVVEFKEENVITKPSDNQLTDLIASLTVLTVTTNVEKIGTVLEDFQNRYDVTVEFTGPWPPYSFVENFD
- a CDS encoding gas vesicle protein translates to MPMQPTKTGSITLADLVDRILDKGLVINADITVSIAGVELLGVKIRAAVASFETAARYGLEFPSGTNFNTNSWKQIDNEIESCPSCNKRLLRDDLLNSGCPWCGWQKQLTTIDE
- a CDS encoding VOC family protein codes for the protein MHFRLDHSNINVLDLDKSLAFYREALGLVETRRHVAADGSFILVFLGDELTPHRIELTWLRDRQEPYQLGDNESHLAFKTDDLEAAHQLHQKMDCICYENPAMGIYFISDPDGYWLEIIPEQK
- a CDS encoding gas vesicle protein, which gives rise to MRPVRKYSALVELLDRALDKGVIVAADVIISVAGVPLIGLNLRLGLASIETMLKYGMMNDWDAANQSIEKIDHSERIVSEKGG